TATgaatgtaattttatattttctttatattctAATGACAATGTATAAGcttcaataaaataattattttttaaccttctgtttttttttttttttttaacttattaAACTAACTACTTAGcatcttttatataaactCTTTACAGTTCGGTTAGAATTATACTCATGTGTATACTATTACTCTTGTAATTATaccaataaaattttttattctaacatttattttatttgatattTAAGGTAccatttaattaatttgtcGAAGCCTCCATTTcatatgaacaaatatatctattaataACAATTCATAAATTGTAATTTTGTACTGTACGATACGTCATACCGTATTGGAAGTTATTATAATAAGTCTGGTATATATGCAATACCACTTATCGATATTAGCTTATTTTGTTCATCTATATATTTCCATgtgtttactttttttcttaataaatacaaCAGAAAAATCTAGATGAAGtatatcaatttttaaaaagattgaatatttgtaaataatatattaatgcaaaacagtaatattatatagtagTAAATTAGAGGGATTGTAGAAGTATATTCACATTTCTAATTGGAATAATTTGTAGTGTTggcaaaagtaaaaattaggAAACTCCTgtaataaatgataatgtTATTATTGGAAATTCATAGATGAATTCATATCAGATAACATGAGTATTCCTTGTTCTGGTGTTTGACACCAAtgaaagaatattttatagaaaataggattaatttatattgaCTATTCTCGTGCACAccatttacaaatttttaaattgttacCTTTTTGCATTTAgtcatatgtattttataagtaccataatcatttttaatgtattgtATTTAcgtagaaatattattaccattttgttttatgcaatcatttttataactattatataattaattatatttttcatgatAGATAAGAagatattatgtaaaaattgtattatgggaactttttagaaaaagtaaaacatataatttatatgatgaattaaaaaaaaggaaataaattaaaacattttttctaAGGTGTAATAGCTTAggtttttttatgtaaattgtACTGAttatattagatatattcattataattcataataattcaatttttatataactatcttatttttttttagattatGTAATGGTacatataatgtaaatataaatataatataaactaaaatttaatattattttatatttaatttgtttcattattatgcactaatattaataatattatgtattaaatataaataaaatttaattcgaaatatatgtaaacgcttttaagatatatatatatatatatatatatatatatatatatatatatatatatatatataataatacaattccccaattttatatatatgttttgctgataaaattaaattttatactaGAAAATTAAGCTATTTGTATATCATATCATAATTTAGGGAAGAAATAATGTAGAAGAatattgatttattttttaaaagaaaaatttaaaaaaatgtgtacaaACCATGCATGTTgccaaaatgaaaattttgtatttatgaGAAATTTTTAGAAAGAGTTTTTTATGTagtaagaatattttttataatttatttaataatttatatgtatggattatgataaattattaaatgtgttaattaatatactgtatagaaatattaaatggaGTAAAAAATAACGTGAATAAATTGTTTGAAATGTTAAATGTAACTATATGATCTTTATTACAAATGCTGGGTTGTAAATGAAATcaacataaataaaagtaaataaataatattaatttttgtacaatttttttttttttttttaatttgattaaaattttttctaaaagtattcattttcttaaataatttgtataaatcaaaaaggacgaattttaaaatgtatcaCAAAAAATGGTATATAGAGAACTTAATTTCAaattacaatttaaaaaaccatgacataaatataactccttttttttttttttttgcatttaaaaaatatatttcttcgtACATTAGGCATTAtcttataaatatgattttttaaatatagaacaattcataaaaaatatgggttatataatgaacaaaaaattttaaaaaatatattttttttcgcttattattacaattataatattgccaaaattattattttttaataataataatcatttgTTGCAAAACGTaatgtttaataaaaaataattattaatgaGAAAAGATGATTAAAATTTgcaattatttttctaaCTTTATCgaataatgtattatttacattttctacatattatatattttttttaatctgaATAAATTCAACTGTTAaggaattatatattttgttttgtattttattttcaaaaggATTCATAAAgtaattaatattacatatgtaGTAAATagattaaatattaatagatgAATTCAAAATGCATTATTCTAGttgtatgttttttttataaaatttataaaggttaaaatttaataatataaatttagagttcttttatattttttaagttgtaaaatgcattataactatatatatataattaattttgttacgaatatgtaataaaaaaaaaaaaaatttagtatCCTTTGTCATTAAAGgtgtattataatattataaatttgttcATAACAAGAAATGAGTATGTTAAAAATCTACCATAAGAAAGAGAGAATTagattattcttttttattaagtttTTTACGTTTATCCTTTTAAATGAATACGTCATTTTATGTAGTGGTGTGGTATGACAATGTTAATTAAAGACACtcttattattcattttttagtatttttttatttttattcatactTGTTGTTAGTAttatattacttatttttttaaataaagaatatttatttatttatttcagagtaacttatataaaattttggaTAAAAAGCAGAATGATTATAGAAAATCAGGTACTATAATTTATGAAGCACTAGTAGTtcataaaaacaaaaggtGCTCAAGTATTGAATGGATGAAAGGAGGTGCACCAAATATGGCAGCATACGAAAAAGCagatatatctaataataaaaaggggacaaaaggaaaaaataaaaaacaatgtaaaagttcatttattaataaaggAGTATTTGAACAATCTGCAGAAGTTAAATCTCATGCATATACCgaaggaaatatatattttgataaaggtatattaaggaataaaaattatgtagaGAAAGTTAAGGAAAATGTAAGATTTGGTTTTAAGTTTTTAAGTAAATGTATAGGTAGAAAAGTaggtatttttaattttatatttatcttacATTTAGCACTTGCAgtaacatttattatatcaacATGCTTGTATTGTAATGAAGCGGAACTAATGGATATACCATGGATAGTTACATTAGTTTTACGATTACTTCCTATATTAtggattatatttttattagggattttttatatctacaGGAAAActgtaaaaaatgataagtGAAATGCATCATAGAAATCATCCTTCTTTAAGTAATGTATTCTTTTACAAGAGTTAAAATctaaaatttcataatttatatacacatataacaAGGATATATCTGTAATTTCATAGATTTAATAGGTATATCTGTGGGTGACCGGTTTTTTCTATCCACAAGAGTACAAatgtattcttttaattttttcttaatttgattgttattatgtttttcacactttatttttatatattttttaagtataacataaaagtgaaattcatatatatatttttgtatataataagaattttttgaaaaatatatatatatatattgaaataaatatataaaagaacaatttatataattttattgatatatgagagaatttatatttgtagcTGTAAAAAATAGTCTTGCTAATATATTGCATTTCTTATTAGTAAATTACTATTATCCGactcaattaaaaaaatgtataatttgttttttttaactaaatATATACGATTCCTGTTTTTCACGTGAAGAAAAGTAGTGAATGAATGTAAATGTATtgttacatgtatatatatatatatatatataatatatataaaaaacaattgAATTACAAGCTCAATCTATCTTATTactatacattttatttttttacttaaaaaattaatttattttaatatttaaaaataaatttataaaaaaagaaaattaatgaTACTTAACtagataatataaataatttcaaagaatatatatgacaattaatttttatttattttgcttcgttgtctt
The window above is part of the Plasmodium malariae genome assembly, chromosome: 10 genome. Proteins encoded here:
- the PmUG01_10050500 gene encoding Plasmodium exported protein, unknown function, producing MSMLKIYHKKERIRLFFFIKFFTFILLNEYVILCSGVSNLYKILDKKQNDYRKSGTIIYEALVVHKNKRCSSIEWMKGGAPNMAAYEKADISNNKKGTKGKNKKQCKSSFINKGVFEQSAEVKSHAYTEGNIYFDKGILRNKNYVEKVKENVRFGFKFLSKCIGRKVGIFNFIFILHLALAVTFIISTCLYCNEAELMDIPWIVTLVLRLLPILWIIFLLGIFYIYRKTVKNDK